One stretch of Halobacillus litoralis DNA includes these proteins:
- the fliH gene encoding flagellar assembly protein FliH: MSKGRPSSNGRVIGLKPVHIQGPSAQENEQEQKSLQINQELEQAQRDLEAAKSQREQLIRSTEQEIKSLKATWEEERKVIENEAFQKGLKEGFQKGHEEGIDALQTRLSQANDIIQQAKASHDRTVTNSERTIVEVAMKTAEKILHAKLEEESTLFIPLVKKVIEEVKGQPEVALYVHPEKYDLVHKQSDELERLVTPSSYLSIYAHEELESNACIVESQFGRLDGSIDTQLSELRQQLLSIANEEMGNE, from the coding sequence TTGTCTAAAGGTAGACCTTCATCAAATGGTCGAGTCATCGGCTTAAAGCCCGTTCATATTCAAGGACCGAGCGCTCAGGAAAATGAACAGGAGCAAAAAAGTCTGCAAATCAATCAAGAGCTGGAACAAGCCCAAAGAGACTTAGAAGCAGCAAAGAGTCAAAGAGAACAGTTGATTCGATCCACGGAACAAGAAATAAAGTCTCTTAAAGCTACTTGGGAAGAAGAGAGAAAAGTGATTGAAAATGAAGCCTTCCAAAAAGGGTTGAAAGAAGGTTTTCAAAAAGGTCATGAGGAGGGAATCGACGCCTTACAAACCAGACTATCCCAGGCTAACGATATCATCCAGCAAGCGAAAGCTTCGCATGACCGTACGGTTACAAATAGTGAAAGAACCATTGTAGAAGTGGCCATGAAAACAGCTGAGAAAATCCTTCATGCGAAACTTGAAGAAGAATCGACTTTGTTTATACCATTGGTCAAAAAAGTGATTGAAGAGGTTAAAGGCCAACCTGAAGTCGCTTTGTATGTTCATCCAGAAAAATACGACCTCGTCCATAAACAGTCTGACGAACTTGAACGGCTGGTCACACCATCTTCTTATCTAAGCATCTATGCACATGAAGAGTTAGAATCTAACGCCTGTATCGTGGAGTCACAGTTTGGAAGGCTTGATGGAAGTATAGATACACAGTTATCAGAACTCAGACAACAACTGCTCTCTATTGCGAATGAGGAGATGGGAAATGAATAG
- the fliG gene encoding flagellar motor switch protein FliG, translating into MALRKSVLTGKQKAAVLLISLGPDVAAQVYKHLDEEEIEQLTLEISSVQKVDSKEKEEILDQFHQIALAQDYISQGGIGYAKTILEKALGSDEASNIIGRLTSSLQVKPFDFARKADAHQILNFIQNEHPQTIALVLSYLDPEQSGQILSELPQELQADVARRIATMDSTSPEVISQVEQILEKKLSTTVTQDYTETGGIQAVVEVLNGVDRSTERTILDSLEIQDPELAEEIKKRMFVFEDIVALDNRAIQRIIRDVENDDLRLSLKVSSEEVKDIVFSNMSERMATTFKEEMEFMGPVRLRDVEEAQTRVVSTIRRLEDVGEIVIARGGGDDIIV; encoded by the coding sequence ATGGCCTTGAGAAAGTCAGTGTTGACAGGTAAGCAGAAAGCGGCTGTCCTGTTGATTTCCCTTGGGCCGGATGTCGCTGCTCAAGTGTACAAACATTTAGATGAAGAAGAGATTGAACAATTGACGTTGGAAATCTCTTCTGTTCAAAAAGTGGATAGTAAAGAAAAAGAAGAAATTCTGGACCAGTTCCATCAAATTGCTTTAGCTCAGGATTACATTTCTCAGGGGGGGATAGGTTATGCCAAAACCATTCTTGAGAAAGCGCTCGGTTCCGATGAAGCGTCTAACATCATCGGACGTCTCACTTCGTCTTTGCAGGTGAAGCCGTTTGATTTTGCTAGAAAAGCAGATGCTCACCAGATTCTGAACTTTATTCAAAACGAGCACCCACAAACGATAGCGCTCGTTCTGTCCTACCTCGACCCTGAACAGTCCGGACAGATCTTATCAGAACTTCCACAAGAACTTCAGGCAGATGTGGCTCGGAGAATTGCCACAATGGATTCGACCTCCCCTGAAGTGATCAGTCAGGTTGAACAAATTCTTGAGAAAAAGTTATCGACCACAGTAACACAGGATTATACAGAAACGGGTGGCATTCAAGCCGTTGTGGAAGTTTTGAATGGTGTCGATCGTAGTACAGAAAGAACGATTCTTGACTCCCTTGAAATACAGGATCCTGAACTGGCGGAAGAAATTAAGAAGCGGATGTTCGTCTTTGAAGATATCGTTGCTCTTGATAACCGGGCGATCCAGAGAATCATCCGTGATGTGGAAAATGATGATCTGCGTTTGTCGCTTAAAGTGTCCAGTGAAGAAGTTAAAGACATCGTATTCAGTAATATGTCTGAACGGATGGCGACCACATTTAAAGAAGAGATGGAGTTCATGGGACCCGTCAGGCTTCGGGATGTGGAGGAAGCTCAAACGAGAGTGGTTTCTACCATTCGCCGTTTAGAGGATGTTGGTGAAATTGTGATAGCAAGAGGTGGAGGAGATGACATCATTGTCTAA
- the fliF gene encoding flagellar basal-body MS-ring/collar protein FliF produces MKEKIKKYQERMTTFWKERKKSQKGWMIGGIAAIIFILVLTSVFASSTKMVPLYRDLTLQEIGQIKTELETRGVTYELEQGGSTILVPDTQAEGLLVDLAAAGLPNSGTIDYGFFSGNTSWGMTDNEFDVIKLDAMQTELANLMKGITGIQDAQVMINMPEEQVFVSESAQPASASIVLNVQPGYQIENGQIQALYNLASKSVPNLPKDNIVIMDQNFNYFDINESPLGSSENAYTYQQNVKKDIERDIKQRLQRMLGMMIGQQKVIATVTADIDFTKENRVEELVEPVDPETMEGLPVSVERIEETYEGGVPEGGPVGTEEGDIPEYPAGTEGSGGDYEMNRETINNEFNRIKKNIEESPYKVRDLGDSSSHR; encoded by the coding sequence ATGAAAGAAAAAATAAAAAAATATCAAGAAAGAATGACAACCTTTTGGAAAGAGCGGAAAAAATCGCAAAAGGGTTGGATGATTGGCGGAATAGCTGCTATCATTTTCATCCTTGTCCTAACAAGTGTCTTCGCTTCAAGTACGAAGATGGTCCCTTTATACAGGGATCTTACTTTACAGGAAATTGGTCAAATCAAAACGGAACTTGAAACAAGAGGGGTTACATATGAACTTGAACAGGGAGGTTCAACCATCCTTGTTCCAGACACACAGGCAGAAGGTTTGCTTGTGGATCTCGCAGCCGCCGGGCTGCCCAATAGTGGAACGATCGATTATGGTTTCTTCAGTGGTAATACTTCTTGGGGGATGACGGATAATGAGTTTGATGTCATCAAGCTGGATGCGATGCAGACTGAACTTGCAAATTTAATGAAGGGCATCACAGGCATTCAGGACGCTCAGGTCATGATTAACATGCCTGAAGAGCAGGTTTTTGTTTCTGAATCGGCGCAACCGGCTTCAGCCTCAATTGTGCTGAATGTACAGCCTGGGTATCAAATCGAAAATGGTCAAATCCAAGCTCTTTATAATTTAGCTTCCAAGTCTGTACCGAACCTGCCTAAAGATAATATCGTCATTATGGATCAAAATTTTAACTATTTTGATATAAATGAATCACCGTTAGGTAGCTCAGAAAATGCTTATACATATCAGCAGAATGTGAAAAAAGACATTGAAAGAGACATTAAGCAGCGTTTGCAACGCATGCTTGGAATGATGATCGGTCAACAAAAAGTAATCGCTACCGTAACTGCGGACATAGATTTCACAAAAGAAAACCGCGTAGAAGAACTGGTAGAACCGGTAGATCCTGAAACGATGGAAGGGCTGCCTGTAAGTGTAGAAAGAATTGAAGAGACCTACGAAGGTGGTGTGCCTGAGGGTGGTCCTGTAGGCACGGAAGAAGGGGACATACCTGAATACCCCGCTGGCACAGAAGGCTCAGGTGGCGATTACGAAATGAATCGCGAAACCATTAACAACGAGTTCAACCGCATAAAAAAGAATATCGAAGAAAGCCCATATAAGGTAAGGGACCTAGGGGATTCAAGTAGCCATCGATAA
- the fliE gene encoding flagellar hook-basal body complex protein FliE has translation MSNHLVNTIPLSQPSQTQWKKNVSPGEAHAAFASQLKNAIAGVNEAQISSNDKTKALAQGEINDLHDVMITSQKASITMKTAVEMQSKVVEAYKEVMRMQV, from the coding sequence ATGTCAAACCATCTAGTTAACACCATCCCCTTAAGCCAACCTTCTCAAACGCAATGGAAGAAAAATGTTTCTCCAGGTGAAGCTCACGCTGCATTTGCCAGTCAGTTAAAGAATGCAATTGCAGGGGTGAACGAAGCGCAAATTTCATCTAATGATAAGACAAAGGCTCTTGCTCAAGGAGAAATCAATGATTTGCATGATGTGATGATTACTTCACAAAAGGCAAGCATCACTATGAAAACAGCTGTGGAAATGCAGAGTAAAGTCGTAGAAGCATATAAAGAAGTCATGCGTATGCAAGTGTGA
- the flgC gene encoding flagellar basal body rod protein FlgC: MSIFHAMNNSASALTAQRLRMDVASSNMANANTTRATLDENGDWQPYQRKMVVFEPSQNNFKSFLHKAATDSSQGSGVKATEIVEDDEPFKLVYNPNHPDANEDGYVELPNVDPLKEMVDMMSATRSYEANVTAVNASKSMLMKALEIGR, encoded by the coding sequence ATGAGTATTTTTCATGCTATGAATAATAGTGCTAGCGCTCTCACAGCTCAGCGCTTACGAATGGATGTGGCTTCATCGAATATGGCGAACGCTAACACAACGCGTGCCACTCTTGATGAGAACGGAGACTGGCAGCCTTATCAGCGCAAAATGGTTGTTTTCGAGCCGTCTCAAAACAATTTCAAAAGTTTTTTACATAAAGCAGCCACTGATTCATCGCAAGGAAGTGGTGTGAAAGCAACCGAAATCGTTGAAGATGATGAGCCGTTTAAACTTGTGTATAACCCGAATCATCCGGATGCGAACGAGGATGGCTATGTAGAACTACCGAATGTCGATCCTTTAAAAGAAATGGTCGATATGATGAGTGCCACTCGTTCTTATGAGGCGAATGTTACGGCCGTCAATGCATCGAAAAGTATGTTAATGAAAGCATTGGAAATCGGAAGATAA
- the flgB gene encoding flagellar basal body rod protein FlgB → MTLFSSTFTSLENALDYSSAKNRAISNNIANVDTPGYKAKGVAFKDVLDQEHSFLQAKRTNERHLPFKNDSGEPYRTFTKTNTVYNHNGNNVDIDKEMNDLAQNQIQYQALVDRMSGKFRSLESVIRGGN, encoded by the coding sequence ATGACTCTTTTCAGTAGTACTTTTACAAGTTTAGAGAATGCTTTAGACTATTCATCAGCGAAAAATAGAGCGATCTCTAATAATATTGCCAACGTAGATACGCCAGGGTATAAAGCAAAAGGCGTCGCTTTTAAGGATGTGTTAGATCAAGAACATTCGTTCCTGCAAGCAAAAAGGACGAATGAACGGCATTTACCCTTCAAAAATGATTCTGGTGAACCGTATCGGACTTTTACAAAAACGAATACGGTATACAATCATAATGGAAATAATGTGGACATTGATAAAGAAATGAATGATCTAGCACAAAATCAAATTCAATATCAGGCTCTGGTTGATCGTATGAGTGGGAAATTCCGTAGCCTGGAGTCCGTAATCAGAGGAGGGAATTAA
- the codY gene encoding GTP-sensing pleiotropic transcriptional regulator CodY has protein sequence MKLLDRARKINAMLQKTTGKSVDFNDMSATMRDVIEANTFVLSRRGKLLGFAINQEIENERMKAMLSERQFPEEYTQNLFKIEETTPDIDINSEYTAFPVENRELFENGLTTIVPIIGGGQRLGTLILSRLNSNFNEDDLLLAEYGATVVGMEILHEKTEEIEQEARSKAVVQMAISSLSYSELEAIEHIFEELEGNEGLLVASKIADRVGITRSVIVNALRKLESAGVIESRSLGMKGTYIKVLNNNFLLELQKLRTN, from the coding sequence ATGAAACTATTAGACCGTGCACGTAAAATCAATGCAATGCTACAAAAAACAACCGGAAAATCGGTGGACTTTAATGATATGTCCGCAACGATGCGAGATGTGATTGAGGCGAATACATTCGTATTAAGCCGCCGAGGAAAGCTTTTAGGCTTTGCCATCAATCAGGAAATTGAAAATGAGCGAATGAAGGCCATGCTTTCAGAGCGTCAATTTCCGGAAGAGTACACACAAAACCTTTTCAAAATAGAAGAAACAACACCGGATATAGATATTAACAGTGAATACACAGCTTTCCCTGTAGAAAATCGTGAACTGTTTGAGAATGGACTGACGACAATCGTACCGATTATCGGTGGTGGACAGCGTCTAGGTACGCTAATTTTAAGCCGTCTAAACAGCAATTTCAATGAAGATGACCTACTTCTTGCGGAATACGGTGCTACCGTAGTTGGTATGGAAATTCTTCATGAAAAAACAGAGGAAATTGAGCAGGAAGCACGAAGCAAAGCTGTCGTACAAATGGCGATCAGCTCTCTATCCTACAGTGAACTTGAAGCGATCGAACACATTTTCGAAGAGCTGGAAGGGAACGAAGGACTGCTTGTAGCAAGTAAAATTGCCGATCGTGTTGGAATCACAAGGTCAGTGATTGTTAATGCGTTGAGAAAACTGGAAAGCGCTGGTGTCATCGAGTCCCGTTCTTTAGGTATGAAGGGAACATATATTAAAGTATTGAATAATAATTTCCTACTAGAGCTTCAAAAACTTCGTACCAATTAA
- the hslU gene encoding HslU--HslV peptidase ATPase subunit, which produces MSLNLTPRQIVEKLDQYIIGQESAKRSVAIALRNRYRRMQLTDDLKDEIVPKNILMMGPTGVGKTEIARRLAKLVGAPFVKVEATKFTEVGYVGRDVESMVRDLVEMAVRMVKEEKMEAVKDRAEEQANKRLVKLLVPSKKKQSNNFKNPFEMIFNQGSQQEVDPDEKSEEAEIETKRSRIRHQLDLGELEDRMVTIEVEESQSSMFDMMQGSGMEQMGMNMQDAFSQFMPKKKKKRKLPVSEARKVLTQEEAGKLVDMDEVGQDAVAKVEQAGMIFIDEIDKVAAKGDNQANVSREGVQRDILPIVEGSTVVTKYGPVATDHILFVAAGAFHMAKPSDLIPELQGRFPIRVELNKLSVSDFKNILTEPSNALLKQYKALLEIEGIKVEFSDDAITRLAEIAHEVNQETDNIGARRLHTILEKLLEDLSFEAPDVTMETIEITPQYVDSKLSSIVKNKDLSRFIL; this is translated from the coding sequence ATGTCATTAAACTTGACTCCTAGACAAATTGTTGAAAAACTCGATCAATATATTATTGGCCAGGAAAGCGCCAAGCGATCTGTAGCCATTGCTCTTCGGAACAGATATCGTCGCATGCAGCTGACGGATGATTTGAAAGATGAAATCGTACCGAAAAATATCCTGATGATGGGTCCTACGGGAGTAGGGAAAACTGAAATTGCCCGTCGGTTGGCAAAACTAGTCGGGGCTCCTTTTGTAAAAGTGGAAGCCACGAAATTCACTGAAGTCGGATACGTTGGTCGAGATGTTGAATCTATGGTACGCGACTTGGTGGAAATGGCCGTACGTATGGTGAAGGAAGAAAAAATGGAAGCTGTGAAAGACAGAGCGGAAGAACAAGCAAACAAACGGCTTGTAAAACTACTCGTTCCTTCTAAGAAAAAGCAGTCCAATAACTTCAAAAATCCATTTGAGATGATCTTTAATCAAGGCAGTCAGCAGGAAGTGGATCCTGATGAGAAGAGTGAAGAAGCGGAAATAGAGACAAAAAGAAGCCGTATTCGTCATCAATTGGATCTTGGTGAGCTGGAAGACCGAATGGTAACCATCGAAGTGGAAGAATCTCAATCTTCCATGTTTGATATGATGCAAGGCTCCGGTATGGAACAGATGGGTATGAACATGCAGGATGCATTCAGTCAATTCATGCCGAAGAAGAAAAAGAAACGTAAACTTCCTGTTTCCGAAGCACGAAAAGTATTAACACAGGAAGAAGCAGGCAAGTTGGTGGATATGGACGAAGTCGGTCAGGATGCCGTCGCTAAAGTAGAACAGGCAGGAATGATCTTTATTGATGAGATCGATAAAGTTGCGGCGAAGGGCGATAACCAGGCGAATGTTTCCCGTGAAGGTGTACAGAGAGACATCCTTCCGATTGTCGAAGGCTCAACGGTTGTGACGAAATATGGACCAGTAGCGACTGACCATATTCTATTTGTTGCTGCGGGTGCGTTTCATATGGCTAAGCCATCGGATTTAATCCCAGAACTGCAGGGAAGGTTTCCGATTCGCGTAGAGTTGAATAAACTCAGTGTTTCAGACTTCAAGAACATTTTAACAGAGCCTTCAAATGCTCTTTTGAAACAATATAAGGCATTACTTGAAATAGAAGGTATAAAGGTTGAATTTTCTGACGATGCTATTACTAGACTCGCAGAAATCGCTCATGAAGTAAATCAGGAAACAGACAACATCGGGGCGCGGAGGTTGCATACGATTTTAGAAAAACTGCTGGAGGATTTATCCTTTGAAGCACCTGACGTTACGATGGAAACCATTGAAATCACACCACAGTATGTAGACAGCAAACTATCATCAATCGTAAAAAACAAAGATTTGAGTCGATTTATTTTATAG
- the hslV gene encoding ATP-dependent protease subunit HslV has product MEQQFHATTIFAVQHNGECAMSGDGQVTLGNQVVMKHKARKVRRLFNDQVLAGFAGSVADAFTLFEKFEGKLESYDGNLARASVELAKEWRSDRVLRKLEAMLIVMDKENMFLVSGTGEVIEPDDGILAIGSGGNFALSAGRALKRYSPEQSASQIARAALEVAGEICVFTNDQIIPEVLD; this is encoded by the coding sequence ATGGAGCAGCAATTTCATGCAACAACGATCTTTGCCGTACAGCACAATGGAGAGTGTGCGATGAGCGGAGATGGCCAGGTAACATTAGGTAATCAAGTAGTGATGAAGCATAAGGCAAGAAAAGTTCGTCGACTATTTAATGATCAAGTATTAGCAGGCTTCGCTGGTTCTGTGGCCGATGCTTTTACTCTTTTTGAGAAGTTTGAAGGAAAACTGGAAAGCTATGACGGAAACTTGGCAAGAGCTTCTGTGGAACTTGCCAAAGAGTGGCGTAGTGATCGTGTTCTAAGGAAATTAGAAGCGATGTTGATTGTTATGGATAAAGAAAATATGTTTCTTGTATCGGGTACTGGGGAAGTAATAGAACCGGACGATGGTATTCTTGCTATCGGCTCAGGTGGAAACTTCGCTTTAAGTGCAGGGCGAGCTTTGAAACGTTATTCACCGGAACAATCTGCTTCTCAAATTGCTAGAGCAGCTCTTGAGGTTGCAGGAGAGATTTGTGTGTTTACCAATGATCAAATAATCCCGGAAGTTCTCGATTAA
- the topA gene encoding type I DNA topoisomerase, giving the protein MADYLVIVESPAKAKTIERYLGKKYKVKASLGHVRDLPKSQMGVDVENEFSPKYITIRGKGPVLKELKTAAKKAKKVYLAADPDREGEAIAWHLAHSLEIDDTSDCRVVFNEITKEAIKDSFKQPRSIDSDLVDAQQARRILDRLVGYNISPILWKKVKKGLSAGRVQSVAVKIIIDRENEIKKFQPEEYWTIEGDFLKDKETFEGSFYGVDGKKKDLKTQDDVDQIQKRMKGKDFSVDKVNKRERKRNPSLPFTTSSLQQEAARKLNFRAKKTMMIAQQLYEGIDLGGKQGTTGLITYMRTDSTRLSNSAKEDAKQYIEGNFGKEFLGQSKGTKKQEGAQDAHEAIRPTGADRDPKAMKSILSRDQYRLYKLIWDRFISSQMAPAVLDTMTVHLYNEGVEFRATGSEVKFKGFMKVYIEGRDDNKKEKDKLLPHLEEGMTVKAEEIKPNQHFTQPPPRYTEARLVKTLEELGIGRPSTYAPTLDTIQRRGYVALDNKRFIPTELGEIVLEQLREYFPEIIDVDFTKGMEDDLDAIEDGKEDWVNIISHFYEGFQPRLEKAEKEMEEIEIKDEPAGIDCEKCGHEMVYKMGRYGKFLACSNFPDCRNTKPILKKVGVTCPKCKDGEVVERKSKKNRKFFGCENYPDCDFISWDKPISRPCPKCESLLVEKKSKKGTQIQCTECDYKEEPQS; this is encoded by the coding sequence ATGGCAGATTATCTGGTAATAGTAGAATCACCAGCGAAAGCAAAAACAATTGAACGGTACCTTGGAAAGAAATATAAAGTGAAAGCATCTCTTGGTCATGTGCGTGACTTGCCTAAAAGTCAAATGGGCGTGGATGTAGAGAATGAATTCAGCCCTAAGTATATAACCATCAGGGGAAAAGGTCCTGTTTTAAAAGAACTAAAGACAGCAGCCAAAAAAGCAAAAAAAGTTTATCTTGCTGCCGACCCCGACCGCGAAGGGGAAGCAATTGCCTGGCATTTAGCCCACAGCTTGGAAATTGACGATACATCAGATTGTAGAGTTGTTTTCAATGAAATCACTAAGGAAGCCATTAAAGATTCATTTAAACAACCGAGATCGATCGATTCAGACCTGGTTGATGCCCAACAGGCTCGCCGGATTCTTGACCGCCTTGTGGGATATAACATTAGCCCAATTCTTTGGAAAAAAGTTAAAAAAGGCTTAAGTGCAGGCCGTGTTCAATCAGTGGCTGTTAAAATCATTATTGATCGTGAAAATGAGATAAAAAAATTCCAGCCAGAAGAATATTGGACGATTGAAGGAGATTTCTTAAAAGATAAAGAGACATTCGAAGGTTCTTTTTATGGTGTTGATGGTAAGAAGAAGGATTTAAAAACGCAGGACGATGTCGACCAAATTCAAAAGCGGATGAAAGGGAAAGATTTCTCTGTAGATAAAGTAAACAAACGAGAGAGAAAAAGGAATCCATCTCTTCCTTTCACCACTTCTTCACTACAACAGGAAGCAGCACGTAAATTAAATTTCCGTGCGAAGAAAACGATGATGATTGCCCAACAGCTTTATGAAGGTATTGACCTTGGAGGGAAGCAAGGAACCACTGGTTTGATTACGTATATGCGTACGGATTCCACTAGACTCTCGAATTCAGCCAAAGAGGATGCTAAGCAGTACATCGAAGGTAATTTCGGGAAAGAGTTTCTTGGACAAAGTAAAGGAACTAAAAAGCAAGAAGGGGCCCAGGACGCTCACGAGGCCATTAGGCCAACGGGTGCAGACCGTGATCCAAAAGCAATGAAGAGTATATTATCCCGTGATCAATATCGTCTATACAAATTGATTTGGGACAGGTTCATTTCCAGCCAAATGGCTCCAGCAGTGTTGGATACGATGACGGTCCACCTTTATAACGAAGGTGTGGAGTTCAGAGCTACAGGTTCTGAAGTGAAATTCAAAGGTTTTATGAAGGTTTATATCGAAGGTCGGGATGATAACAAAAAAGAGAAAGACAAGCTTCTGCCTCATCTTGAAGAAGGGATGACCGTTAAAGCAGAAGAAATCAAACCGAACCAGCACTTTACACAACCTCCACCACGCTACACGGAAGCACGTCTTGTAAAGACGCTTGAGGAGCTAGGGATTGGTCGGCCGTCCACTTACGCACCCACCCTTGATACCATTCAGCGTCGCGGTTATGTTGCCCTTGATAATAAGCGTTTTATACCAACGGAGCTTGGAGAAATCGTCCTTGAACAACTACGAGAGTACTTCCCGGAAATCATCGATGTCGACTTTACGAAGGGCATGGAAGATGACCTTGATGCGATCGAGGATGGAAAAGAGGACTGGGTGAATATCATCAGTCATTTCTATGAGGGCTTTCAGCCTCGCTTAGAAAAAGCGGAAAAAGAAATGGAAGAAATTGAAATTAAAGATGAGCCTGCAGGAATTGACTGTGAAAAGTGTGGGCATGAAATGGTATATAAAATGGGAAGGTATGGAAAGTTCCTTGCCTGCTCAAATTTCCCAGACTGCCGCAATACAAAACCCATTCTTAAAAAAGTCGGAGTCACTTGTCCGAAATGTAAGGATGGAGAAGTCGTCGAACGGAAGAGTAAGAAAAACCGCAAGTTCTTTGGTTGTGAGAACTATCCTGATTGTGACTTCATCTCCTGGGATAAGCCAATTAGTAGGCCATGTCCGAAATGTGAATCTTTGCTTGTGGAGAAGAAGTCGAAGAAGGGGACACAGATTCAGTGTACCGAATGTGACTATAAAGAAGAGCCTCAATCATGA
- the dprA gene encoding DNA-processing protein DprA, protein MKKLDIYDQKYTIVTVFDHTYPLYLKTIPDPPYVLYTKGDVSLLHTPLSISVVGTRKPSPYAFPAMKSVLVPLIQSGFTIVSGMAQGIDQLAHKLATEYNGKTIAVLGSGFQHIYPKNNPILYNTLAQEHLVVSEYPPDCAPKKYHFPERNRLIAGLTPSTFVIEARLKSGTLITVDQALEQGKDVYALPGPAGRITSEGCHKMINEGAKLVHTYHDILEDWLEKFE, encoded by the coding sequence ATGAAGAAACTCGACATATATGACCAAAAATATACAATTGTAACCGTGTTCGATCACACATACCCCTTGTATTTAAAAACGATTCCAGACCCTCCTTATGTCCTTTACACGAAAGGGGATGTATCTTTATTGCATACACCGCTTTCCATCAGTGTGGTCGGCACTCGTAAGCCTTCTCCTTATGCATTTCCGGCTATGAAATCAGTCCTTGTCCCACTTATCCAGTCCGGGTTTACTATTGTGAGTGGTATGGCTCAGGGAATCGATCAGCTTGCTCACAAGTTAGCAACTGAATATAATGGAAAAACAATTGCCGTTCTCGGTTCGGGATTTCAGCATATTTATCCTAAGAACAACCCTATTTTATATAATACTTTGGCTCAAGAACATTTGGTCGTAAGTGAATATCCTCCAGACTGTGCACCGAAAAAATATCATTTCCCTGAGCGTAACCGACTGATCGCGGGATTGACCCCCAGTACCTTTGTCATCGAAGCACGACTGAAAAGCGGAACATTAATTACTGTGGATCAAGCTTTAGAACAAGGCAAAGATGTTTACGCACTACCGGGACCTGCAGGTAGGATAACGAGTGAAGGTTGTCATAAAATGATTAATGAAGGCGCAAAATTAGTTCATACGTATCATGACATTTTGGAAGATTGGTTAGAAAAATTTGAATAA